In one window of Dethiosulfovibrio peptidovorans DNA:
- the tmk gene encoding dTMP kinase, translated as MRGSHQKGTFITFEGIDGCGKSTQAAFLRDWFVAQGRTVVLTREPGDWSQGSLLRELLLEGAFVHDQTELFLFVADRCEHLAQVVFPALSRGDTVICDRYVDSTVAYQCFGRGQDRDFVRDLFRRAAFPMPDRTLWVDLPVSLAMERVGYREGIPDRLEENRSLIELAARGFRTLCDENPQRVWRIDGVGTPHEVFSAVLNALGMGMP; from the coding sequence ATGAGAGGTTCGCATCAAAAAGGGACGTTTATCACCTTTGAGGGAATCGATGGGTGCGGCAAGTCTACCCAGGCGGCTTTCCTTCGGGATTGGTTCGTGGCCCAAGGGCGAACTGTCGTGTTAACCAGGGAACCTGGCGATTGGTCTCAGGGGAGCTTGCTTCGAGAACTTCTCTTGGAGGGGGCCTTCGTCCATGATCAAACGGAACTGTTTCTATTTGTCGCTGATCGCTGCGAACATCTCGCTCAGGTCGTCTTTCCTGCTTTGAGTCGGGGAGATACGGTCATCTGCGACCGCTACGTTGATTCCACCGTGGCCTACCAGTGTTTTGGTCGGGGACAGGATCGTGATTTTGTCCGGGACTTGTTTCGCCGGGCGGCCTTTCCCATGCCGGATAGAACTCTGTGGGTGGATCTCCCCGTGTCTTTGGCAATGGAGCGGGTTGGGTACCGGGAGGGAATACCGGATCGACTTGAGGAAAATCGTTCTCTCATAGAGCTGGCAGCTCGGGGCTTTCGGACCCTTTGTGACGAGAATCCCCAGCGGGTGTGGCGTATTGATGGTGTGGGAACCCCTCATGAGGTTTTTTCGGCTGTCCTGAACGCCCTTGGGATGGGGATGCCATGA